In the Pirellulales bacterium genome, AGGAATAGGCCGGCGACCGGTTCCATGCGCCGTTTTGCCCCGCGTTCGTCGCGTAATGCGCGTGCGCAAAAAAAATCGTGGGGCTGAACTGGCCGGCGTCGGTCGGATTGTCGCTGGGACCACTGTAGCGGTGTAAGGCAAAACCGTTGCTGCCGCCGGTGGCAGAGGGGCAAAGAAAAACGGGCAGCTTCGTCGCCACCAGCGCGGCGTTCTGGGGCGCCCAACAGGGGAGGTTGAGGTTCAGGCTCTGATACAGGGCGTGCTGCTCGACGTAAGGAAGCAACAGCGTGCCCCAGCCCCACCCCGTCAATCCGTTTGAGCCGTCGTCGGGATACGCGAGGCCGTAGGCGGTGCCTGACTGTCTCGCTGACGTGAGCAGGTACGACGGCGGGAATACTTTGGTAACGCTTTCATAGTTGGCCAGGGCGACTCCGATTTGCTTGAGGTTGTTGACGCACTGCGCGCGTCGCGCCGACTCGCGTGCCGCTTGCACTGCCGGTAGCAGCAGGCCCACCAGCAGTCCGATGATGGCGATGACCACCAGCAGTTCGACAAGGGTAAACGCACGGCGTCCACGGCGGCTGATTTCCACGGGTTCCACGAAGCACACCTCCTGTTTTTGAACGGCAAAACAAACTTTTGGTCACTCAAAAAGAACGACGCCGAGCAGTGTACCAGGTGCTTTTTGATTCGTCAAACATTATTTTGCCAGGTCGAAAAACTGCCTCGCGGGAGGCCGTGCCGAAGAGCACAGTCCACGTATCGCGGCACCCAAACCACGCGATTTGCCCACTTGCCCAAAAAAAACCTTGACCGGTCTCTTTTTGGCTGCATAGACTTAACTGGATGATGCCGATGAAACAAACGGCACCATCCTCCTGGTCCAGGCAAGTGGTCCGGTTTCGAGATTCGGGCAGGCGACAGGAGGCAAGAGAGTGGACATAAAGCGTTCGCACACGGTTCTTTACCGCTTTTTCTCAGGGCTGGCCGAGTACACCTTCGAAGCTCGGCTGGGCGTGGCCGACCCTCCGCTGGTCGACTACATTGCCTTGCTGTTGACCCGCTTCATGCACTGCGACGCCATCTACCAGGTCCGCAATCCCTCTGGGCGACGCCTGGAAGAGGTGGCCCAGA is a window encoding:
- a CDS encoding DUF1559 domain-containing protein — translated: MEPVEISRRGRRAFTLVELLVVIAIIGLLVGLLLPAVQAARESARRAQCVNNLKQIGVALANYESVTKVFPPSYLLTSARQSGTAYGLAYPDDGSNGLTGWGWGTLLLPYVEQHALYQSLNLNLPCWAPQNAALVATKLPVFLCPSATGGSNGFALHRYSGPSDNPTDAGQFSPTIFFAHAHYATNAGQNGAWNRSPAYS